In Pseudothermotoga hypogea DSM 11164 = NBRC 106472, the following are encoded in one genomic region:
- the cas8a1 gene encoding type I-B CRISPR-associated protein Cas8b1/Cst1 codes for MEYIELRPKNWFYNLSVTGFLEVLADQNSEEIEKLIRDDGTVLIDRKIFAKHRELDIPEALVRYVNYLVKGENLDEWLEEKKKNDQKTNKEKYKKYHDMFGEFGYKLARSFNKLFRSNTPYQNLVQENEWSHFIELVKNLEKISEKKDTEKCEICGGKWYLDLDKATEFTRRLFRFASAHSSEFGSSVGDFPNAFWNNNSSLLVCPLCVYLIIHSHVAWTRLSDSTSIFINAPSFKVMWHLNKYAKELYGAGKVEGVKELFGMSLIELALKLNLQLGKWTMMNIEVVIKYKDKKGKDKVEFFSIPHEITMLLLDKSVASLLFDIGRTEVLSWFLDGEFDKILRDGERHFREALKSSDAKTLSYSQKLFELYALVNEKRKGGAL; via the coding sequence GTGGAGTATATTGAACTGAGGCCAAAGAACTGGTTCTACAATTTATCGGTAACAGGTTTTTTGGAAGTTTTGGCCGATCAGAACAGCGAAGAAATTGAGAAACTGATCAGGGACGATGGAACAGTTCTAATAGACAGGAAGATATTCGCGAAGCACAGGGAACTTGATATTCCAGAAGCTTTGGTGAGGTATGTGAATTATCTGGTGAAAGGAGAGAATTTGGACGAATGGCTGGAGGAGAAGAAGAAAAATGACCAGAAAACAAACAAAGAAAAGTACAAAAAGTACCACGATATGTTCGGAGAATTCGGCTACAAGTTGGCCAGGAGTTTCAACAAGCTGTTTAGATCGAACACACCGTATCAAAATTTGGTTCAGGAAAATGAATGGTCGCACTTCATCGAGCTTGTGAAAAACTTGGAAAAGATCTCAGAAAAGAAAGATACAGAAAAATGTGAGATCTGTGGGGGAAAGTGGTACCTCGATTTGGACAAGGCAACCGAGTTCACGAGGAGGTTGTTTCGCTTCGCCTCAGCTCATTCTTCTGAATTTGGATCGTCCGTAGGAGACTTTCCGAACGCATTCTGGAACAATAATTCTTCTCTGCTTGTCTGTCCACTCTGCGTTTATTTAATCATCCACAGTCACGTGGCTTGGACAAGGCTGAGCGATTCGACGAGCATCTTCATAAACGCCCCTTCTTTCAAGGTGATGTGGCATTTGAACAAATACGCGAAGGAGCTGTACGGTGCAGGAAAAGTTGAAGGTGTTAAAGAGCTCTTCGGAATGTCTCTGATCGAGCTTGCGCTGAAACTCAACTTGCAACTTGGAAAATGGACCATGATGAACATAGAGGTGGTTATCAAGTACAAAGACAAAAAAGGCAAAGACAAAGTGGAATTCTTTTCCATCCCACACGAAATCACCATGCTACTGCTCGACAAAAGTGTGGCATCTCTTCTTTTCGACATCGGAAGAACAGAAGTTCTAAGCTGGTTCTTGGATGGTGAATTCGACAAAATACTGCGGGATGGGGAAAGACATTTCCGAGAGGCTTTGAAGAGTTCCGATGCAAAAACACTGTCATACTCTCAAAAACTCTTCGAGTTGTATGCGCTCGTGAATGAAAAGCGAAAGGGGGGAGCGTTGTGA